The Pseudoalteromonas tunicata genome segment TGAAGATATTGCACAAGTGCTGCGGAGATTAGAAAACAAAACTGTGTCTGTTTGTTTATTATGCGAAAATAACCAAGTATCTATGTTGCAAGGGATTCAAAATGACTTTCAATTTTCATGTTTGACTGTGCCAATACTACCCTCACAGCTAAAGAAATTATTCAGCGATGAAATAACACCATTATCATCACTAAGCAAACCACGTGAACAAACATTTGTCTTTGACTCAGAAATAATAGTGCTACTGGTCGATGACAATCATATTAATTTAATTGTTGCCAGTGAAATGCTCAAGCAATTGGGCGTAACGGTGATTATGGCCGAGAATGGTCAAATAGCGCTCGATATTGTACAAGAGACTAAAAAAATTGATCTTATCCTAATGGATATTCAAATGCCGGTAAAAGACGGCTATACGGCAACCAAAGAGTTACGTCAACTCGGTTACAATGATCTCCTAATTTGTGGTTTGTCGGCCAATGCCATGCAGATAGATCATGATAAAGCGATTGAATGTGGTATGAATGACTATTTAACTAAACCAATCGTAAAGGAAAAACTCGCCGCGTTACTTATTCGCTACTTCACGGTTAACAACCGGGTTTTTGAACATTAAACCAGCAATCTAAACCACCTCAAATTTTTGGCGCTATCTTATTCTATTAATTTTGTAAAACAGGTGTGACTTAACTCGATATATCTGTTAAAAACAATTTAAAAATATGTTGTCGTAGGAATGAGGAATCCATATGTGTTCAATTTTTGGGGTGTTAGACATCAAGTCAGACCCAATCCAGTTACGTAGCCAAGCAATTGAGATGTCAAAGTTACTTAGGCATCGAGGGCCCGATTGGTCTGGAGTATATTCGTCTGAAAAAGCGATTTTAGTCCATGAAAGATTAGCAATTGTTGGTGTTACAAGTGGTGCTCAGCCACTTTATAACCCTGAGCAAACAAACATCTTAGCGGTGAATGGTGAAATTTATAATCATAAAGAATTAGCAAAAAATCTAAAGGTTGATTTCGAGTTTCAAACTGAATCAGACTGTGAAGTTATTTTGGCTCTTTATAAAGAAAAAGGCCCTGAGTTTTTAGATGACCTTAATGGGATTTTTGCTTTTTGTTTGTATGATGAAGAACAAGATGCCTATTTAATTGGTCGTGATCACATCGGTATCATTCCGCTTTATACAGGTACCGATGAGCATGGCAATTTTTACGTCGCCTCAGAGTTAAAAGCGTTATCACCAATCTGTAACCATATTAAAGAGTTTCCACCAGGTCATTACTTGTGGAGTCAAGATGGTGAATTACGCCCCTATTACCAGCGTGACTGGACCAGCTTTGACGCTGTCAAAGACAATAGCGCCACTGCTCAAGACGTTAAAGTTGCTTTAGAGGCCGCGGTTAAACGTCAATTAATGTGTGATGTTCCATACGGGGTATTGCTTTCGGGCGGCTTAGACTCGTCAGTTATTTCAGCTATCACCCAACGTTTTGCCGCTAAACGCATCGAAGATAATGATAATTCGAATGCTTGGTGGCCTCAGCTTCACTCTTTTTCTGTCGGGCTTGCAGGTTCTCCTGATTTAGCGGCGGCACAAAAAGTTGCAGATATGATTGGTACCGTGCACCACCCAATTATTTTTACAGTACAACAAGGAATTGATGCGTTAAAAGAGGTGATTTATCATTTAGAAACTTATGACGTCACCACTATTCGCGCTTCTACGCCAATGTATTTAATGGCGCGCCAGATAAAAGCGATGGGAATTAAAATGGTTCTTTCTGGTGAAGGTGCCGATGAGCTATTTGGTGGTTATTTGTATTTTCATAAAGCGCCTGATGAAAAAGAGTTTCATGAAGAGCTAAATAGAAAAGTCTCAAAACTGCATTTATTTGATTGTTTACGCGCCAATAAATCTATGGCCGCTTGGGGTGTTGAAGCCCGGGTTCCATTTTTAGACAAAGAGTTTGTCGATGTCGCAATGCGCGTCAACCCAATTGCTAAAATGTGCGGTAAAAATGGCAAAATTGAAAAGCATATTTTACGTCAAGCCTTTGAAGGTTATTTACCTCATGAAGTATTGTGGCGTCAAAAAGAGCAGTTCTCTGATGGTGTCGGCTACAGCTGGATAGATTCTCTAAAAGAATATGTCGCTGAGCAAGTGACCGATCAGATGCTTGCATCGGCTGCATTTAAATTTCCAATCAATACACCTGACAGCAAAGAAGCTTATTTCTATCGTTGTATCTTTGCAGAACATTTCCCAGGTGATGCAGCTGCATTGTGTGTACCTTTTGGTAAATCAGTCGCCTGTTCAACACCACAAGCTCTGGCTTGGGATGCGTCTTTTGCCAATAATGCAGACCCTTCTGGTCGAGCTGCTGGTGTTCATAATGATGCTTATAACAAAACAAAATAGTTACAAAAAAGCCAATTGATTACTCAATTGGCTTTTTTATTAAGCTTGATTACACCATCAAACATAATTTAAATTTCTACTACTGTATTTAATCTCTAAGCTGATTTTTTACGTTGTAGGTCTTTCTTTTGCTGTTTTTCTTCTTTACGTTGTTTTAATGCCACTTGAGCTTCATGGCCAATGTGACCTTCACCACGTACCTTAGCAAGTTCAACTTGCTTTTGACGTTCAGCAAAACGTAATTTTTGCTCTTCAGATAATGCATCATGGCAATGTAAACACGATACCCCTTCCATGTAGCTTGCTAATTGTTTTTCGTCTTCAGTGATAGGCATACGACAAGCATGACATTGATCATAGCTACCTTTTTGTAAATCATGATCAACCGCAACACGGTTATCAAAAACAAAACACTCACCTTGCCACATGGTTTGCTCTTTAGGCACTTCTTCAAGGTATTTTAAAATACCACCTTCAAGGTGATACACTTCATCAAACCCCTGCTCTTTCATATAGGCCGTTGATTTTTCACAGCGGATCCCACCAGTGCAAAACATCGCCACTTTTTTATGTTTTTGTGGATCAAGATTTTCTTTTGCCCAGGCTGGAAATTCTCTAAAAGTTTTTGTTTTTGGATCTACCGCATTTTGAAATGTACCGATTTCTATTTCATAATCGTTTCGAGTATCAATTAAAATAACTTCTGGATCTGAGATTAATGCGTTCCAATCCTCAGGTTTGACATAACTTCCGACGACTTTTAACGGATCAATGCCTTCAACACCCATAGTGACGATTTCTTTTTTCAGTTTGACTTTAGTACGGTAAAACGGACATGTTTCATCAAATGATTCTTTTGTCACAATATTTTTTAAATTATCTTGGTTATCTAACCATGTTAAAACCGCATCAATACCAGCACGTAAACCTGAAATTGTGCCATTGATCCCTTCGGAAGCTAGTAACAAAGTGCCTCTTACTTCATTTTGTTCCATCACATCATGAAGCGGTTGACGTAATAACTCGAAGTTTGGTAAAGCTGTGAATTTGTATAGAGCACAGACAACAAATTGTGAAGACATAATAACCTACTTAGTTTGCATTTTTTGGAATTAACCGAAACCGAATCGTAAATCCGGCGCATTGAGGGCGCATATTCTACCTAAGTCAGGCTAAAACGCAAAAAATTCTAATTAAGCTGTGAGCTGCTATGATGTTAATGTACAATATCGCGCTTTTTGTTTGATTTATTTTGGAGTTCTATTTTGTTATTTGAAGAGTTTGGCATTGATAAACGATTGTTAACGCAATTAGCACATCAAGGAATTACTTCCCCGACCGATGTACAGCAGCAGGCAATACCTGTTGCACTTTCAGGCCAAGATTTATTTGTTCAATCAAAAACAGGTTCAGGTAAAACGCTTGCCTTTTTAGTCCCTGCTCTTCAACGAATAATTAAACAAAAACCGTTGAGTAAACGTGATCCACGTGCTGTGATCATAACTCCAACTCGTGAACTTGCTAATCAAGTGTTTGCACAATTGCGTTTATTGGTGGCGGGTTCAAACATTGTCGCCACGAAAATTTTAGGTGGTGATAATTTTAATGACCAAATTAAAGCGCTAAAAAAAGATCCTCATGTCATTGTCGCCACTCCTGGGCGCTTGGCTGATCACATAAAACAAAAATCATGTTTTTTAGCGGGGCTTGAGCTTTTGATCATAGATGAAGCAGACCGCATCATGGATCTTGGTTTTAAAGCTGAAATTGATTTAATTAATACCGAAGCTAATCATCGTTTACGTCAAACGTTATTGTTTTCGGCTACGCTTGAGCACAGCCAAATAGATGCTTTAAGTCGTAACTTATTAAAATCACCGAAAAAAGTAACGTTAAGTCAATCAAATGAAGAGCATACTGATATTACTCAGAATATGTTTTTTGCTGATAACTTGCTGCATAAAGAAGCGCTGTTGGCGCACTTTTTATCGAAGCCAAATATTGGTCAATGCATCGTATTTACTGCAACTCGTGAAGATACTTACCGCTTAAGCGAGTTAATTTCTGGTAAAGGTCTTAGCTCTCAAGCGCTTGCGGGTGATATGCCTCAAAGCAAACGTTTATCGATTATGGATAGTTTTAGTCGCGGTCAATCTCAAGTATTAATCACCACGGATATCGCGTCACGGGGTTTAGACTTACTCAATGTAACTCATGTTATTAATTTTGATTTGCCAAAACAAGCAGAAGAATATGTGCACCGTATTGGTCGCACAGGCCGAGCTGGTTTTAAAGGTCATGCGATTTCATTTGTCGGACCAAAAGATTGGGATAGTTTTGTCGCAATTAAAGCCTTCTTACAACATGAAATAACCTTCTTAACTGTTGATGGACTAGCTGCAAAATTTAAAGGTATTAAAACGCCTAAACTAGGTGAAAAACAAATTGCCAACAAAGTAGCGGCACCAAAAAAATCCATTGCTCCAAAACGTACAATAAAACCAGCTGTCAAGAAAGCCATAGCACAACCTTTTGATATAGATGGCCATGCCCCACTACGTCGCAAACCAAAATCGGAGAATATTTAATGC includes the following:
- the asnB gene encoding asparagine synthase B, which codes for MCSIFGVLDIKSDPIQLRSQAIEMSKLLRHRGPDWSGVYSSEKAILVHERLAIVGVTSGAQPLYNPEQTNILAVNGEIYNHKELAKNLKVDFEFQTESDCEVILALYKEKGPEFLDDLNGIFAFCLYDEEQDAYLIGRDHIGIIPLYTGTDEHGNFYVASELKALSPICNHIKEFPPGHYLWSQDGELRPYYQRDWTSFDAVKDNSATAQDVKVALEAAVKRQLMCDVPYGVLLSGGLDSSVISAITQRFAAKRIEDNDNSNAWWPQLHSFSVGLAGSPDLAAAQKVADMIGTVHHPIIFTVQQGIDALKEVIYHLETYDVTTIRASTPMYLMARQIKAMGIKMVLSGEGADELFGGYLYFHKAPDEKEFHEELNRKVSKLHLFDCLRANKSMAAWGVEARVPFLDKEFVDVAMRVNPIAKMCGKNGKIEKHILRQAFEGYLPHEVLWRQKEQFSDGVGYSWIDSLKEYVAEQVTDQMLASAAFKFPINTPDSKEAYFYRCIFAEHFPGDAAALCVPFGKSVACSTPQALAWDASFANNADPSGRAAGVHNDAYNKTK
- a CDS encoding rhodanese-related sulfurtransferase, which encodes MSSQFVVCALYKFTALPNFELLRQPLHDVMEQNEVRGTLLLASEGINGTISGLRAGIDAVLTWLDNQDNLKNIVTKESFDETCPFYRTKVKLKKEIVTMGVEGIDPLKVVGSYVKPEDWNALISDPEVILIDTRNDYEIEIGTFQNAVDPKTKTFREFPAWAKENLDPQKHKKVAMFCTGGIRCEKSTAYMKEQGFDEVYHLEGGILKYLEEVPKEQTMWQGECFVFDNRVAVDHDLQKGSYDQCHACRMPITEDEKQLASYMEGVSCLHCHDALSEEQKLRFAERQKQVELAKVRGEGHIGHEAQVALKQRKEEKQQKKDLQRKKSA
- a CDS encoding DEAD/DEAH box helicase yields the protein MLFEEFGIDKRLLTQLAHQGITSPTDVQQQAIPVALSGQDLFVQSKTGSGKTLAFLVPALQRIIKQKPLSKRDPRAVIITPTRELANQVFAQLRLLVAGSNIVATKILGGDNFNDQIKALKKDPHVIVATPGRLADHIKQKSCFLAGLELLIIDEADRIMDLGFKAEIDLINTEANHRLRQTLLFSATLEHSQIDALSRNLLKSPKKVTLSQSNEEHTDITQNMFFADNLLHKEALLAHFLSKPNIGQCIVFTATREDTYRLSELISGKGLSSQALAGDMPQSKRLSIMDSFSRGQSQVLITTDIASRGLDLLNVTHVINFDLPKQAEEYVHRIGRTGRAGFKGHAISFVGPKDWDSFVAIKAFLQHEITFLTVDGLAAKFKGIKTPKLGEKQIANKVAAPKKSIAPKRTIKPAVKKAIAQPFDIDGHAPLRRKPKSENI